One Archocentrus centrarchus isolate MPI-CPG fArcCen1 chromosome 14, fArcCen1, whole genome shotgun sequence DNA window includes the following coding sequences:
- the LOC115792294 gene encoding histone H4 produces the protein MSGRGKGGKGLGKGGAKRHRKVLRDNIQGITKPAIRRLARRGGVKRISGLIYEETRGVLKVFLENVIRDAVTYTEHAKRKTVTAMDVVYALKRQGRTLYGFGG, from the coding sequence ATGAGTGGAAGGGGCAAAGGAGGCAAGGGACTCGGAAAAGGAGGCGCCAAGCGTCACCGTAAAGTTCTCCGCGATAACATCCAGGGCATCACCAAGCCCGCCATCCGCCGTCTGGCTCGCCGTGGCGGAGTCAAGCGTATCTCCGGTCTGATCTACGAGGAGACCCGCGGTGTGCTGAAGGTGTTCCTGGAGAACGTGATCCGTGACGCCGTCACCTACACCGAGCACGCCAAGAGGAAGACCGTGACCGCCATGGACGTGGTGTACGCTCTGAAGAGGCAGGGCCGCACTCTGTACGGCTTCGGCGGCTAA